The Ovis canadensis isolate MfBH-ARS-UI-01 breed Bighorn chromosome 18, ARS-UI_OviCan_v2, whole genome shotgun sequence genome has a segment encoding these proteins:
- the SNUPN gene encoding snurportin-1 isoform X1: MEELSQALAGSFSVSQDLNSTAAPHPRLSQYKSKYSSLEQSERRRQLLELQKLKRLDYVNHARRLAEDDWTGMQSEEEEEKKDDEEMDIDTGKELPKRYANQLMLSEWLIDVPSDLGQEWIVVVCPVGKRALIVASQGSTSAYTKSGYCVNTFPSLLPGGNRRNSTTEKDYTILDCIYSEVNQTYYVLDVMCWRGHPFYDCQTDFRFYWLHTKLPEEEGLGEKTKLNPFKFVGLKNFPCTPESLCKVLSMDFPFEVDGLLFYHKQTHYSPGSTPLVGWLRPYMVSDVLGVAVPACPLTTKPEYAGYQLQQIIEHKKSQKEGIMGKLTPRASENGHYELEHLSTPKLKSPPQSPKHPESLMEN, from the exons ATGGAAGAACTGAGTCAAGCCCTGGCTGGTAGCTTTTCTGTGTCTCAAGATCTGAACAGCACAGCCGCCCCACACCCCCGCCTGTCCCAGTACAAGTCCAAGTACAGTTCCTTGGAGCAGAGTGAGCGGCGTCGCCAGTTACTGGAACTGCAGAAATT aaaGCGGCTGGATTACGTGAACCATGCCAGAAGACTGGCTGAAGATGACTGGACGGGGATGCAgagtgaagaagaagaagaaaagaaagatgatgaGGAAATGGACATTGACACTGGCAAGGAGTTACCAAAGCGCTATGCTAATCAA TTAATGCTCTCAGAGTGGTTAATTGACGTCCCTTCAGATTTGGGGCAGGAATGGATTGTGGTCGTGTGCCCTGTTGGAAAAAGAGCCCTTatcgtggcttcccag GGTTCTACCAGTGCGTACACCAAGAGTGGCTACTGTGTCAACACGTTTCCTTCCCTTCTGCCAGGAGGCAACAGGCGAAACTCAACAACAGAGAAAG ACTACACCATCCTGGACTGCATTTACAGTGAGGTGAACCAGACCTACTATGTTCTGGACGTGATGTGCTGGCGGGGACACCCGTTTTATGACTGCCAG ACTGATTTCCGATTCTACTGGTTGCATACAAAGTTACCAGAAGAAGAAGGACTGGGAGAGAAAACCAAGCTCAATCCA TTTAAATTTGTAGGACTGAAGAATTTCCCTTGTACCCCTGAGAGCCTGTGTAAGGTGCTATCTATGGACTTCCCTTTTGAG GTGGATGGGCTTCTCTTCTACCACAAGCAGACCCACTACAGCCCTGGAAGCACTCCTCTGGTGGGCTGGCTGCGCCCCTACATGGTGTCAGATGTTCTTGGCGTAGCTGTGCCAGCCTGCCCACTGACCACCAAGCCAGAATATGCTGGCTACCAGCTCCAGCAGATTATTGAGCACAAGAAGAGCCAGAAGGAGGGCATAATGGGGAAGCTCACACCCAGGGCCTCTGAGAATGGACACTATGAGTTGGAGCACCTGTCTACCCCCAAGCTGAAGAGCCCTCCCCAGAGCCCCAAGCACCCGGAGAGCCTCATGGAGAACTAG
- the SNUPN gene encoding snurportin-1 isoform X2: protein MQSEEEEEKKDDEEMDIDTGKELPKRYANQLMLSEWLIDVPSDLGQEWIVVVCPVGKRALIVASQGSTSAYTKSGYCVNTFPSLLPGGNRRNSTTEKDYTILDCIYSEVNQTYYVLDVMCWRGHPFYDCQTDFRFYWLHTKLPEEEGLGEKTKLNPFKFVGLKNFPCTPESLCKVLSMDFPFEVDGLLFYHKQTHYSPGSTPLVGWLRPYMVSDVLGVAVPACPLTTKPEYAGYQLQQIIEHKKSQKEGIMGKLTPRASENGHYELEHLSTPKLKSPPQSPKHPESLMEN from the exons ATGCAgagtgaagaagaagaagaaaagaaagatgatgaGGAAATGGACATTGACACTGGCAAGGAGTTACCAAAGCGCTATGCTAATCAA TTAATGCTCTCAGAGTGGTTAATTGACGTCCCTTCAGATTTGGGGCAGGAATGGATTGTGGTCGTGTGCCCTGTTGGAAAAAGAGCCCTTatcgtggcttcccag GGTTCTACCAGTGCGTACACCAAGAGTGGCTACTGTGTCAACACGTTTCCTTCCCTTCTGCCAGGAGGCAACAGGCGAAACTCAACAACAGAGAAAG ACTACACCATCCTGGACTGCATTTACAGTGAGGTGAACCAGACCTACTATGTTCTGGACGTGATGTGCTGGCGGGGACACCCGTTTTATGACTGCCAG ACTGATTTCCGATTCTACTGGTTGCATACAAAGTTACCAGAAGAAGAAGGACTGGGAGAGAAAACCAAGCTCAATCCA TTTAAATTTGTAGGACTGAAGAATTTCCCTTGTACCCCTGAGAGCCTGTGTAAGGTGCTATCTATGGACTTCCCTTTTGAG GTGGATGGGCTTCTCTTCTACCACAAGCAGACCCACTACAGCCCTGGAAGCACTCCTCTGGTGGGCTGGCTGCGCCCCTACATGGTGTCAGATGTTCTTGGCGTAGCTGTGCCAGCCTGCCCACTGACCACCAAGCCAGAATATGCTGGCTACCAGCTCCAGCAGATTATTGAGCACAAGAAGAGCCAGAAGGAGGGCATAATGGGGAAGCTCACACCCAGGGCCTCTGAGAATGGACACTATGAGTTGGAGCACCTGTCTACCCCCAAGCTGAAGAGCCCTCCCCAGAGCCCCAAGCACCCGGAGAGCCTCATGGAGAACTAG